From a single Mycolicibacterium mengxianglii genomic region:
- a CDS encoding acyl-CoA thioesterase: MPHTLHEVLQLFAVEDTGGGTYIGRQPVDDVERVRVFGGQVVAQAMAAAARTVSGRHLHSLHVSFLRPGNPHIPLEYDVTSLREGRTFSTRRVTTRQGETVVMEALVSFIEPIDSDDYQQPMPLVAAPESLPSLEEQLAPYIDEGYAALVRLRLFEMRYIDPPPRVAVDGAPAVGVPGEAVCRLWLRIEADPPPELLSDPLLSACLLGYVSDWTILDPVQVGVGKTWQNMETMASLDHAMWFHRPVDFSDWLLYDQRAPSAIGGRGLGTGQIYNRNGQLVCTVAQEGYLGRRR, translated from the coding sequence GTGCCGCACACACTTCACGAGGTTCTGCAGCTGTTCGCCGTCGAGGACACCGGCGGCGGCACCTACATCGGGCGCCAACCCGTCGACGATGTGGAGCGGGTCCGGGTGTTCGGTGGCCAGGTGGTGGCCCAGGCGATGGCGGCGGCCGCCCGCACCGTGTCCGGCCGGCATCTGCACAGTCTGCACGTGTCGTTTCTGCGGCCGGGCAATCCGCACATCCCGTTGGAGTACGACGTCACCTCCCTGCGGGAAGGCCGGACCTTCTCCACCCGGCGGGTCACCACCCGGCAGGGCGAGACGGTGGTGATGGAAGCACTGGTGTCGTTCATCGAACCGATCGACTCCGACGACTACCAGCAGCCGATGCCGTTGGTCGCGGCTCCGGAGTCGCTGCCCAGTCTGGAAGAGCAACTGGCGCCCTATATCGACGAAGGCTACGCAGCGCTGGTGCGGCTGCGACTGTTCGAGATGCGTTACATCGATCCGCCGCCGCGGGTCGCGGTGGACGGTGCCCCCGCAGTGGGCGTCCCCGGCGAAGCGGTATGCCGGCTGTGGCTACGGATCGAAGCCGATCCACCTCCGGAGTTGCTGTCGGACCCGCTGCTGTCGGCGTGCCTGCTCGGCTACGTCAGCGACTGGACCATCCTGGACCCGGTGCAGGTCGGTGTGGGCAAGACCTGGCAGAACATGGAGACGATGGCGTCGCTGGATCACGCCATGTGGTTTCACCGGCCTGTCGATTTCTCCGACTGGCTGCTCTACGACCAGCGCGCCCCGAGCGCCATCGGCGGCCGCGGGCTCGGAACGGGGCAAATCTACAACCGCAACGGCCAACTGGTCTGTACGGTGGCCCAGGAAGGCTATCTGGGAAGGCGGCGCTAG
- a CDS encoding histidine phosphatase family protein codes for MPDRNRGSGETFGKAVIALAAAAVVAACGSAPPPPPSITLTFVRHAQSEGNTSGLIDTTVPGPGITAEGEQQAEELADELRGKDFDGVYASSMVRTQQTAAPLADDLGEQVDVLPGLREIAAGWFEGTPEAAAASTYYLAPAQWLQGERAARIPGSVDGNEFNEDFSAAVQQIYDSGDKNPVAFSHGAAIMTWTQMNVSNPDYELMVSHPLPNVGEVVIKGNPMTGWTLVSWDGFGQPGA; via the coding sequence ATGCCCGACCGCAACAGGGGCAGCGGCGAGACATTCGGTAAAGCGGTCATCGCGCTCGCTGCCGCCGCGGTGGTCGCCGCATGCGGTTCAGCACCACCGCCTCCGCCCTCGATCACCCTGACGTTCGTCCGCCATGCCCAGTCCGAAGGCAACACTTCTGGACTCATCGACACCACAGTTCCGGGGCCCGGCATCACCGCCGAAGGCGAACAGCAGGCCGAGGAGCTCGCAGACGAACTGCGCGGCAAGGACTTCGACGGCGTGTACGCCTCGTCGATGGTCCGGACCCAGCAGACCGCTGCACCACTGGCCGACGATCTCGGCGAGCAGGTCGATGTGCTGCCGGGGCTGAGAGAGATCGCTGCGGGCTGGTTCGAAGGCACCCCGGAGGCCGCCGCTGCCTCGACCTACTATCTGGCTCCGGCGCAGTGGCTGCAGGGCGAGCGTGCCGCCCGGATCCCGGGGTCGGTGGACGGCAACGAGTTCAACGAGGACTTCAGCGCGGCGGTGCAACAGATCTATGACAGCGGCGACAAGAACCCGGTGGCGTTTTCCCACGGAGCGGCCATCATGACGTGGACGCAGATGAATGTGTCCAACCCCGATTACGAGTTGATGGTGTCGCATCCGTTACCCAATGTCGGCGAGGTGGTGATCAAGGGCAACCCGATGACGGGCTGGACCCTGGTGAGTTGGGACGGTTTCGGTCAGCCGGGTGCATGA
- a CDS encoding nucleoside hydrolase produces the protein MTTAAESRDSIPVFVDVDTGVDDAMALAYLLASEDVDLVGIASTAGNVGVDQVCQNNLGLLELCHAPEIPVSAGSPRPLVIPLRTAEDTHGPEGLGYAQLPTVDGRRLTDYDAAEAWVRAAHAHPGELIAVATGPLTNLALAMRNEPRLPRLLRRLVIMGGAFGYKGNTTPVSEWNINVDPEAAAEVFSGWGAAWGLDTPSHLPIVLGLNLTEHVAMTPAILARLAAAADSATMTMSVLDARGTRSAAANPLIRLLEDAMRFYFEFHFDQGEGYLAHLHDPLAAAVALDPDLVRTRAATVDVELTGTLTRGMTVADWTGIWGREHNALIGVDVDPAVFFDRFIDRVGRFARGLV, from the coding sequence ATGACCACGGCGGCTGAATCTAGGGACAGCATCCCAGTTTTCGTCGATGTCGACACCGGGGTCGACGACGCGATGGCGCTGGCGTACTTGCTGGCGAGCGAGGACGTCGACCTCGTCGGGATCGCCTCGACGGCGGGAAACGTCGGGGTGGACCAGGTGTGCCAGAACAACCTGGGCTTGCTGGAGCTCTGCCACGCACCCGAGATCCCGGTTTCTGCGGGTTCGCCCCGTCCGTTGGTGATTCCGCTGCGCACCGCCGAGGACACCCACGGTCCGGAAGGCTTGGGCTACGCCCAGTTGCCGACGGTCGATGGTCGTCGTCTCACCGACTATGACGCCGCCGAGGCGTGGGTGCGTGCCGCCCATGCCCATCCGGGAGAACTCATCGCGGTGGCGACCGGCCCGCTGACCAACCTGGCCTTGGCGATGCGGAACGAACCCCGGCTGCCGCGGCTGCTGCGGCGGCTGGTGATCATGGGCGGCGCATTCGGCTACAAGGGCAACACCACCCCGGTGTCGGAATGGAACATCAACGTCGACCCCGAAGCGGCCGCCGAGGTGTTCAGCGGCTGGGGCGCCGCGTGGGGGCTGGACACCCCGAGCCATCTACCGATTGTGTTGGGGCTCAACCTGACCGAGCACGTCGCCATGACGCCGGCAATCCTGGCGCGGCTGGCAGCCGCCGCGGATTCAGCGACCATGACGATGAGCGTGCTCGACGCCCGGGGCACCCGGTCCGCGGCGGCCAACCCGTTGATCCGTCTGCTCGAGGACGCGATGCGGTTCTATTTCGAATTCCACTTCGACCAGGGCGAGGGCTACCTGGCGCACCTGCACGATCCGCTGGCGGCGGCGGTGGCACTGGACCCTGATCTGGTGCGCACCCGGGCCGCGACGGTCGACGTCGAGCTGACCGGCACCCTGACCCGTGGGATGACCGTGGCCGACTGGACGGGCATCTGGGGCAGGGAGCACAACGCGCTGATCGGCGTCGACGTCGACCCGGCCGTGTTCTTCGATCGGTTCATCGACCGGGTTGGCCGGTTCGCCAGAGGCCTGGTCTGA
- a CDS encoding organic hydroperoxide resistance protein has product MKTLYTAEALATGDGRDGQARTSDGKVEVNLSIPTEMGGDGVGTNPEQLFAIGYAACFHSALRMVARQDKADVSDSAVGAKVSIGSLDGTGGFGLAVELEVTLPHVDHDTAVALAEKAHQVCPYSNATRGNIEVALTVTDD; this is encoded by the coding sequence ATGAAGACGCTCTACACCGCAGAAGCTCTCGCCACCGGTGACGGCCGGGACGGACAGGCCCGGACATCCGACGGCAAGGTCGAGGTCAATCTGTCCATCCCCACGGAGATGGGCGGCGATGGCGTCGGCACCAACCCCGAGCAGCTCTTCGCAATCGGCTACGCCGCCTGCTTCCATTCCGCGCTGCGCATGGTGGCCCGCCAGGACAAGGCCGATGTCAGCGATTCCGCCGTCGGCGCCAAGGTGTCCATCGGCAGCCTCGACGGGACTGGTGGCTTCGGGTTGGCCGTCGAACTGGAGGTGACGTTGCCGCACGTCGACCACGACACCGCCGTCGCGCTGGCGGAGAAGGCGCACCAGGTGTGCCCGTACTCCAACGCCACCCGCGGCAACATCGAGGTTGCCCTGACGGTCACCGACGACTGA
- a CDS encoding MarR family winged helix-turn-helix transcriptional regulator codes for MAKLSLDDHLCFALYAASRAVASAYRPLLTEFGLTYPQYLVLVVLGDEADITVSRLGERLQLDSGTLSPLLKRMESNGLIVRQRSALDERSVHVALTEAGRQLELKVRCVPERLAEMAGPEWMTEADVVRLRDDVNRLTAILRSTEQPVGR; via the coding sequence ATGGCGAAGCTGAGCCTTGACGACCACCTGTGTTTCGCGCTGTACGCGGCGTCCCGCGCAGTGGCGTCCGCTTACCGTCCCCTGCTCACCGAATTCGGCCTGACCTACCCGCAGTACCTGGTGCTCGTGGTCCTCGGCGACGAGGCAGACATAACTGTCAGCCGCCTCGGTGAGCGGTTACAACTCGATTCGGGAACCCTGTCGCCGCTGCTCAAGCGGATGGAATCCAACGGTCTGATCGTCCGGCAACGATCAGCACTCGACGAGCGGTCGGTGCACGTCGCCCTGACCGAGGCCGGCCGGCAACTCGAGCTCAAAGTGCGCTGCGTTCCGGAGCGCCTCGCCGAGATGGCCGGCCCGGAGTGGATGACCGAAGCAGATGTCGTCCGCCTCCGCGATGACGTCAACCGGCTCACCGCGATCCTGCGATCCACCGAACAGCCCGTGGGCCGCTGA
- a CDS encoding DNA polymerase Y family protein, producing the protein MARSGSAARSPSRVLAIWCMDWPAVAAAQSAELPATAPVAVTLANRVIACSAAARAVGVKRSLRRREAQARCPQLHVVTADPARDARYFEGVTAAVDALVPRAEVLRPGLLVLSVRGAARFFGSEEAVAERLIDAVAAGGAECQVGIADQLPTAVFAARAGRIVEPGGDAKFLSPLSIRMLATEPSLSSRGRAELADLLWRMGIRNLGQFAELSRSDVASRFGADAVLAHRLARAEPMRAPSGREPPADLAAVLSCDPPIDRVDAAAFAGRSLAGELHRSLESAGVGCTRLGIHAITSNGQELERVWRCAEPLTEDATADRIRWQLDGWLNRRNAGDRPSAPITQLRLEPVEVVSAGALQLPLWGGLGEEDRLRARRALVRVQGLLGPDSVQVPVLSGGRGPAERITLTPLGDELVPRADPTQPWPGRLPEPSPTVVLDEPVELLDEYGNPVRVTSRGLFSADPARLDSPAGPGVRAGSFRGDLQWWAGPWPVDERWWDPQAGSAGRTARVQVLLESDARAVESARALLLCYRRRHWYVEGVYE; encoded by the coding sequence ATGGCCCGGTCTGGTTCTGCGGCGCGCTCGCCGTCGCGAGTGCTGGCGATCTGGTGCATGGATTGGCCGGCGGTGGCTGCGGCGCAGTCCGCGGAGCTGCCTGCCACCGCACCGGTCGCGGTCACCCTGGCCAACCGGGTGATCGCCTGCTCGGCTGCCGCGCGTGCGGTGGGGGTCAAACGGTCGCTGCGCAGGAGGGAAGCGCAGGCGCGTTGCCCGCAACTGCATGTGGTGACCGCCGACCCGGCGCGTGATGCCCGGTACTTCGAAGGGGTGACGGCCGCGGTCGATGCGTTGGTGCCACGTGCGGAGGTGCTGCGGCCTGGGCTGCTGGTGTTGTCGGTGCGGGGTGCGGCACGATTCTTCGGTTCCGAGGAGGCCGTGGCGGAACGGCTGATCGACGCGGTGGCCGCTGGTGGTGCCGAGTGTCAGGTGGGTATCGCCGACCAGTTGCCCACTGCCGTGTTCGCCGCTCGCGCCGGACGCATCGTCGAACCCGGCGGTGATGCGAAGTTCCTGTCGCCATTGTCTATCCGGATGCTGGCCACCGAGCCGAGCCTGTCGTCGCGGGGTCGCGCGGAGTTGGCGGATCTTCTGTGGCGCATGGGCATTCGGAACCTCGGGCAGTTCGCCGAGCTGTCCCGAAGTGATGTCGCCTCGAGGTTCGGTGCAGATGCGGTGCTGGCGCACCGGCTCGCCCGTGCCGAACCGATGCGCGCGCCATCGGGCCGGGAGCCGCCGGCGGACCTGGCCGCCGTCCTCAGTTGCGATCCGCCGATCGACCGGGTGGACGCGGCGGCCTTCGCCGGGCGGTCGCTGGCGGGAGAGTTGCACCGGAGCCTGGAATCCGCAGGAGTGGGGTGCACCCGATTGGGCATCCATGCGATAACCAGCAACGGCCAAGAGCTGGAACGGGTTTGGCGATGTGCTGAACCGTTGACCGAGGATGCCACCGCCGACCGGATCCGCTGGCAACTGGACGGCTGGCTGAACCGGCGCAATGCCGGGGATCGTCCGAGTGCGCCGATCACTCAGCTGCGGCTGGAGCCGGTTGAGGTGGTCTCCGCCGGGGCGTTGCAGTTGCCGTTGTGGGGAGGCCTGGGGGAGGAGGATCGGCTGCGGGCGCGCCGGGCGTTGGTGCGGGTGCAGGGCTTGCTCGGCCCGGACTCGGTCCAGGTGCCGGTCCTCAGTGGCGGTCGTGGTCCTGCCGAGCGGATCACGTTGACCCCGCTCGGGGATGAACTGGTGCCCCGGGCGGACCCGACGCAGCCCTGGCCCGGGAGGCTGCCGGAGCCGTCGCCGACGGTGGTTCTCGACGAACCGGTGGAGTTGCTTGATGAGTACGGAAACCCGGTGCGTGTCACCAGCCGGGGGTTGTTCAGTGCCGATCCCGCCCGGCTGGATTCGCCGGCCGGGCCTGGCGTGCGGGCGGGTTCCTTCCGCGGCGATCTGCAGTGGTGGGCAGGTCCGTGGCCGGTTGACGAGCGGTGGTGGGACCCCCAGGCGGGGTCTGCCGGTCGCACCGCGCGGGTGCAGGTCTTGCTGGAAAGTGACGCCCGGGCTGTCGAATCCGCCCGGGCGTTGCTGTTGTGTTATCGACGTCGGCATTGGTACGTGGAGGGGGTTTACGAGTAA
- the guaA gene encoding glutamine-hydrolyzing GMP synthase has translation MADHSSSSPRPVLVIDFGAQYAQLIARRVREARVFSEVVPHSATVDEIKAKDPQAIVLSGGPASVYAEGAPQLDPALFDLDVPVFGICYGFQAMAQALGGTVAHTGTSEYGRTELKVVGGDLHSGLPESQPVWMSHGDAVTAAPGGFDVVATSSGAPVAAFENRARRLAGVQYHPEVMHTPHGQQVLSRFLHEFAGIGAKWTPANIAESLIEQVRAQIGDGRAICGLSGGVDSAVAAALVQRAIGDRLTCVFVDHGLLRAGERDQVQRDFVASTGANLVTVDVEERFLNALSGVTNPEGKRKIIGREFIRAFEGAVRDIATGNAADEGSAGEVDFLVQGTLYPDVVESGGGTGTANIKSHHNVGGLPDDLKFKLVEPLRLLFKDEVRAVGRELGLPEEIVGRQPFPGPGLGIRIVGEVTAERLDTLRRADSIAREELTSAGLDNQIWQCPVVLLGDVRSVGVQGDGRTYGHPIVLRPVSSEDAMTADWTRVPYEVLERISTRITNEVPEVNRVVLDITSKPPGTIEWE, from the coding sequence GTGGCAGATCACTCCTCTTCGTCACCGCGCCCGGTACTGGTCATCGATTTCGGTGCCCAGTATGCCCAGTTGATCGCCCGTCGCGTCCGCGAAGCACGGGTGTTCTCCGAGGTTGTTCCGCATTCGGCGACGGTGGACGAGATCAAGGCGAAGGACCCGCAGGCGATCGTGCTGTCGGGTGGACCGGCGAGCGTGTACGCCGAAGGTGCCCCGCAACTGGATCCCGCGTTGTTCGACCTCGACGTGCCGGTGTTCGGCATCTGCTACGGATTCCAGGCGATGGCGCAGGCGCTCGGTGGGACGGTCGCACACACCGGCACCAGTGAGTACGGCCGCACCGAGTTGAAAGTGGTTGGCGGCGACCTGCATTCGGGGCTTCCCGAGTCGCAGCCGGTGTGGATGAGCCACGGTGACGCGGTGACGGCGGCACCTGGGGGGTTCGATGTGGTGGCCACCAGTTCCGGTGCCCCGGTGGCGGCGTTCGAGAACCGGGCGCGACGGCTGGCCGGTGTGCAGTATCACCCGGAGGTGATGCACACCCCGCACGGCCAGCAGGTGCTGAGCCGGTTCCTGCACGAGTTCGCCGGAATCGGAGCCAAGTGGACGCCTGCCAATATCGCCGAGAGCCTGATCGAGCAGGTGCGGGCCCAGATCGGTGACGGTCGGGCGATCTGCGGGCTGTCGGGCGGAGTGGACTCCGCGGTGGCTGCCGCGCTGGTCCAGCGGGCCATCGGCGACCGGCTGACCTGCGTGTTCGTCGACCACGGTCTACTGCGCGCCGGGGAGCGGGACCAGGTGCAGCGAGATTTCGTCGCCTCCACCGGCGCCAACCTGGTGACCGTCGACGTCGAGGAGAGATTCCTCAACGCACTGTCGGGAGTGACCAACCCCGAAGGCAAACGCAAGATCATCGGCCGCGAGTTCATCCGGGCCTTCGAGGGCGCGGTGCGCGATATCGCGACAGGTAATGCCGCCGACGAGGGGTCGGCCGGCGAGGTCGATTTCCTGGTGCAGGGCACGCTCTACCCGGACGTGGTGGAATCCGGCGGCGGGACGGGCACGGCAAACATCAAGAGCCACCACAATGTTGGCGGTCTGCCCGACGACTTGAAGTTCAAGCTCGTCGAACCGCTGCGCTTGCTGTTCAAGGACGAGGTGCGCGCGGTCGGTCGCGAGCTCGGTTTGCCCGAGGAAATTGTGGGGCGCCAGCCCTTCCCGGGCCCGGGCCTGGGCATCCGGATCGTCGGTGAGGTGACGGCCGAGCGGCTGGATACGCTGCGTCGCGCCGATTCGATCGCGCGGGAGGAGCTGACGTCCGCGGGCCTGGACAACCAGATCTGGCAGTGTCCGGTGGTGCTGTTGGGCGATGTGCGTTCGGTCGGGGTGCAGGGCGACGGTCGCACCTACGGTCATCCGATCGTGCTGCGGCCGGTGTCCAGTGAGGACGCGATGACCGCGGATTGGACGCGGGTGCCTTATGAGGTGCTCGAACGCATCTCCACCCGGATCACCAACGAGGTGCCGGAGGTCAACCGGGTGGTGCTCGACATCACGAGCAAGCCGCCCGGCACCATCGAATGGGAGTAG
- a CDS encoding beta-phosphoglucomutase family hydrolase produces the protein MLGLPENVRACLFDLDGVLTDTASVHTKAWTRMFDDYLRKRAADTGEPFIAFDPVADYRTYIDGMKREDGVRSFLASRHITLPDGQPDDGPDADTVHGLGNRKNTMFQETLHTDGVVVFDGSRRYLEKVSEAGLAIAVVSSSANTHEVLELTGLDRYVDVRVDGVTMVTENIPGKPAPDSFLRAAQLLDIPAADAAVFEDALAGVEAGRAGGFGIVVGVDRLNQAEALRSHGADVVVTDLADLLTKAAS, from the coding sequence GTGTTGGGATTACCAGAGAACGTGCGCGCCTGTTTGTTCGACCTGGACGGAGTCCTCACCGATACCGCCAGCGTCCACACAAAGGCTTGGACCAGGATGTTCGACGACTATCTGAGGAAGCGGGCCGCGGACACCGGCGAACCGTTCATCGCGTTCGATCCCGTTGCCGACTACCGCACCTACATCGACGGGATGAAGCGGGAGGACGGGGTTCGGTCCTTTCTGGCCAGCCGCCACATCACCCTGCCCGACGGGCAACCCGATGACGGGCCCGACGCCGACACCGTGCACGGCCTGGGCAACCGCAAGAACACCATGTTCCAGGAGACCTTGCACACCGATGGTGTCGTGGTGTTCGACGGGTCCCGCCGCTACCTCGAGAAAGTCAGCGAGGCCGGTCTGGCAATCGCGGTGGTCTCCTCGAGTGCGAACACCCATGAGGTGCTCGAACTCACCGGCCTGGACCGCTACGTTGACGTCCGGGTGGACGGGGTGACCATGGTCACCGAGAACATCCCCGGCAAGCCCGCACCCGATTCCTTCCTGCGGGCGGCCCAACTCTTGGACATCCCCGCAGCCGATGCCGCCGTGTTCGAGGACGCGCTGGCCGGTGTCGAGGCCGGCAGGGCCGGTGGCTTCGGCATCGTGGTCGGTGTCGACCGTCTCAACCAGGCCGAGGCACTGCGCAGTCACGGCGCCGACGTCGTCGTCACCGATCTTGCCGACCTCCTGACGAAGGCCGCCAGTTGA
- a CDS encoding glycoside hydrolase family 65 protein: MISQDIFPVEPWQVRETTLDLDLLDEAESLFSLSNGHLGLRGNLEEGEPHGLPGTYLNSFHEIRPLPYAEAGFGYPEAGQTIVNVTNGKILRLLVDDEPFDVRYGELLAHERVLDLRAGTLTRDAHWRSPAGKQVKLHSTRLVSLVHRSVAAIEYIVEAVDEFVRITVQSELVTNEDQPTSSGDPRVAAALTDPLEPIHHEHSNHGALLVHRTRGSSLMMAAAMDHEIEVPGRVETSTVAHKDLARTTVICGLRPGQKLRIVKYLGYGWSSLRSRPALRDQAAGAITSARYSGWQGLLDSQRAYLDEFWDSADVEVDGDADCQQAVRFGLFHVLQASARAERRAIPGKGLTGTGYDGHAFWDTEGFVLPVLTYTNPAAAADALRWRASILDLAKERAAQLDLKGAAYPWRTISGQECSAYWPAGTAAWHINADIAMAFERYRLVTGDDSLERECGLAVFVETARLWMSLGHHDRHGIWHLDGVTGPDEYTAVVRDNVFTNLMAAGNLRAAAAACLRHPDAAQALGVTNEETASWRDAADAAHIPFDAELGVHQQHDGFTTLREWDFKANTTYPLLLNEPYVRLYPSQVVKQADLVLAMQWQSHAFTEEQKAHNVDYYERRTTRDSSLSACTQAVMCADVGHLELAHDYTYEAALIDLRNLHNNTRDGLHMASLAGGWTALVVGFGGLRDDEGCLSLNPQLPEGITRLKFRLRWHDFRLTVDVNHSDVTYTLRDGPDGELTIRHAGDELNLDTHSPTTVPTKRRQPLLPPPQQPPGREPMRRHRKRQP, encoded by the coding sequence TTGATCAGCCAGGACATCTTCCCCGTCGAACCGTGGCAGGTGCGCGAAACCACCCTCGACCTCGACCTGCTCGACGAGGCCGAATCGCTGTTCTCCTTGTCCAACGGGCATCTCGGCTTACGCGGCAACCTCGAAGAGGGTGAACCACACGGGCTGCCCGGGACCTACCTGAACTCCTTCCACGAGATCCGGCCGTTGCCGTACGCCGAAGCAGGATTCGGTTATCCAGAGGCCGGCCAGACCATCGTCAACGTCACGAACGGCAAGATCCTCCGATTGCTCGTCGACGACGAGCCGTTCGACGTCCGGTACGGCGAACTCCTCGCCCACGAACGGGTTCTCGACCTGCGGGCGGGCACCCTGACCCGCGATGCGCACTGGCGCTCCCCCGCAGGCAAACAGGTCAAGCTGCATTCGACCAGGCTGGTGTCGCTGGTGCACCGGAGCGTCGCCGCGATCGAATACATCGTCGAAGCGGTCGACGAATTCGTCCGTATCACAGTGCAATCCGAACTCGTCACCAACGAGGACCAACCCACATCGAGCGGCGATCCACGGGTGGCCGCGGCGCTGACCGATCCCCTGGAACCCATCCACCACGAACACAGCAATCACGGCGCGCTGCTGGTACACCGGACCCGGGGCAGTTCGTTGATGATGGCCGCGGCGATGGATCACGAAATCGAGGTCCCCGGCCGGGTGGAGACGTCGACTGTGGCCCACAAGGACCTGGCCCGGACCACCGTGATCTGCGGCCTGCGTCCCGGCCAGAAGCTGCGCATCGTCAAGTATCTGGGGTACGGGTGGTCGAGCCTGCGGTCCCGCCCGGCACTGCGCGATCAAGCGGCCGGAGCGATCACCAGTGCGCGTTACAGCGGCTGGCAAGGGCTGCTGGACTCCCAACGCGCCTATCTCGACGAGTTCTGGGATTCCGCCGATGTCGAGGTCGACGGCGACGCGGACTGCCAACAGGCGGTGCGGTTCGGGCTGTTTCACGTCCTGCAGGCCAGCGCCCGGGCCGAGCGTCGCGCGATTCCCGGTAAAGGACTCACCGGCACCGGCTACGACGGCCACGCCTTCTGGGATACCGAGGGTTTCGTACTACCGGTGCTCACCTACACCAACCCCGCCGCGGCCGCCGATGCGCTGCGGTGGCGCGCCTCCATTCTGGATCTGGCCAAAGAGCGTGCCGCACAACTTGATCTCAAGGGCGCGGCCTATCCGTGGCGCACCATCAGCGGCCAGGAATGTTCTGCCTACTGGCCGGCCGGGACTGCCGCCTGGCACATCAACGCCGATATCGCCATGGCGTTCGAACGCTATCGTCTGGTCACCGGTGATGATTCGCTGGAACGCGAATGCGGTCTCGCGGTGTTTGTGGAGACCGCCCGGCTGTGGATGTCGCTGGGACATCATGACCGGCATGGCATCTGGCACCTCGACGGCGTCACCGGCCCCGACGAATACACCGCTGTGGTGCGCGACAACGTGTTCACCAACCTGATGGCGGCGGGCAATCTGCGGGCCGCCGCCGCGGCCTGCCTCCGCCATCCCGACGCCGCTCAGGCTCTCGGTGTGACCAATGAGGAGACGGCCTCGTGGCGCGACGCCGCCGACGCCGCACACATCCCGTTCGACGCCGAACTCGGTGTGCACCAACAACACGACGGCTTCACCACGCTGCGGGAATGGGATTTCAAGGCCAACACCACCTACCCGCTGTTGCTCAATGAGCCCTATGTGCGGCTCTACCCGTCGCAGGTCGTCAAACAGGCCGATCTGGTGCTGGCCATGCAGTGGCAGAGCCACGCGTTCACCGAGGAGCAGAAGGCACACAACGTCGACTATTACGAACGCCGCACCACCCGCGACTCGTCGCTGTCGGCATGTACCCAGGCGGTGATGTGCGCTGACGTCGGGCATCTGGAGCTCGCCCATGACTACACCTATGAAGCGGCGCTGATCGATCTGCGTAATCTGCACAACAACACGCGCGACGGGCTGCACATGGCATCGCTGGCCGGTGGGTGGACGGCCCTGGTGGTCGGGTTCGGCGGATTGCGCGACGACGAGGGCTGCTTGTCTCTCAATCCGCAACTGCCGGAAGGTATTACGCGGCTGAAGTTCCGGCTGCGCTGGCACGACTTCCGCCTGACGGTAGACGTCAACCATTCCGACGTCACCTACACCCTGCGTGACGGACCCGACGGTGAACTGACCATCCGCCACGCCGGCGACGAACTCAACCTCGACACCCATTCGCCGACCACCGTGCCGACAAAGCGGCGGCAACCGTTGCTACCGCCGCCGCAGCAGCCGCCCGGACGCGAACCGATGCGTCGCCATCGCAAACGCCAGCCCTGA